Proteins encoded in a region of the Takifugu flavidus isolate HTHZ2018 chromosome 10, ASM371156v2, whole genome shotgun sequence genome:
- the erfl3 gene encoding LOW QUALITY PROTEIN: ETS domain-containing transcription factor ERF (The sequence of the model RefSeq protein was modified relative to this genomic sequence to represent the inferred CDS: inserted 1 base in 1 codon), which produces MKTPGDTGFAFPEWAYKPESSPGSRQIQLWHFILELLRKEEYHDVIAWQGDYGEFVIKDPDEVARLWGARKCKPQMNYDKLSRALRYYYNKRILHKTKGKRFTYKFNFNKLVLVNYPFIDMGSTGSSVPQSAPPVPTGAGTHFRFPPSTPSEVLSPNDDLRSPSGVFSSVARRMARGSVSDCSDGTSVNSEIEEGNAGANEERGERCVSGGGGPGGGGGAYRSIIHPRLXHESLFRMYGGPGNPAGHPGSCGPAGHRIHPEPLSPFPVSPLPGPGGAGLLAPPLSPALSMTPTSHLPYTPSPTLSPMIGSHFSFNPEDMKRYLQAHTQSVYNYGLSPRAFFQYPNIIIPQPHRPAADKAGLAGERGERAERAGAAVGSDRGERHHHPSLAHAAHHHPHPPHSAHPHPHSHPLHHPLHLGEEPPHMSPFKFKLQPPPPGRKQRDGQSQGKPRQSSMSSGSGSMSSTSGLGSSLSFGSDLSSASGSGLISASSSTQSLNSAGLPKIKVEPISDIESEEEVEVTDISEEDPDERDEEFQHFPHHHAKVPEHPHRFANGTAAANPDEDLDEDVFKAPAPPPPNLTPFYNSQQAPTGAHRGLLTFKSEPVEGDSTTPPPHTGSAAAPQTKCIPLKLRFKRRWSEDQRMEASMEESDDKKVRPEEERERERQSNGQMDVEDEDRAGGGDGDSPPLLAYEGSLAAPLRVSTELHRATAQLSLENKDC; this is translated from the exons GTTTTGCCTTTCCGGAGTGGGCCTACAAGCCCGAGTCAAGTCCTGGATCGAGGCAGATCCAGCTGTGGCATTTCATTCTGGAACTGCTCAGGAAAGAAGAATACCACGATGTCATCGCCTGGCAGGGGGATTACGGCGAGTTCGTCATCAAGGACCCGGATGAAGTGGCCCGGCTGTGGGGCGCCCGCAAGTGCAAACCCCAGATGAACTACGATAAGCTGAGCAGAGCGCTGAG ATACTACTACAACAAGAGGATCCTTCATAAAACCAAGGGCAAGCGGTTCACCTATAAGTTCAACTTCAACAAGCTGGTTCTGGTCAACTACCCCTTTATTGACATGGGCTCCACTG GGAGCAGCGTTCCTCAGAGCGCCCCTCCCGTTCCCACCGGGGCAGGGACTCACTTCCGCTTTCCTCCATCCACGCCCTCGGAGGTCCTCTCGCCCAACGACGACCTGCGCAGCCCCAGCGGAGTGTTCAGCTCGGTGGCCCGCCGGATGGCCCGCGGCTCCGTCAGCGACTGCAGCGACGGCACCTCTGTCAACTCCGAGATCGAGGAGGGCAACGCCGGCGCCAACGAGGAGAGGGGCGAGAGGTGTGTGAGCGGGGGCGGCGGCCCTGGTGGCGGAGGCGGGGCATACCgcagcatcatccatccacgCC TCCACGAATCCCTTTTCCGCATGTATGGAGGCCCAGGGAACCCCGCAGGGCACCCCGGCTCCTGCGGGCCAGCAGGGCACCGGATCCACCCCGAGCCTCTGTCTCCATTCCCAGTGTCGCCCCTCCCCGGGCCTGGGGGGGCTGGGCTCCTGGCGCCCCCTCTGTCGCCAGCTCTCTCCATGACCCCAACATCTCATCTCCCGTAcactccctcccccaccctctcccCCATGATAGGCTCCCACTTCTCCTTTAATCCAGAGGACATGAAACGTTACCTCCAGGCCCACACTCAGTCCGTGTACAACTACGGCCTGAGCCCGAGGGCTTTTTTCCAGTACCCGAACATCATCATCCCTCAGCCCCACCGGCCCGCAGCAGACAAGGCCGGTCTGGCTGGGGAGAGAGGTGAAAGGGCAGAGAGGGCGGGGGCAGCGGTGGGAAGCGACAGAGGGGAGAGGCATCACCATCCGTCTCTGGCTCACGCTgcacaccaccacccccaccctcctcactctgcccacccacacccccattCTCATCCGCTGCACCACCCACTCCACCTGGGGGAAGAGCCCCCGCACATGTCTCCCTTCAAGTTCAAGCTGCAGCCGCCGCCTCCAGGCAGGAAGCAGAGGGACGGCCAGAGCCAGGGCAAACCAAGGCAGAGCTCCATGTCCTCGGGGTCGGGCTCCATGTCGTCCACATCGGGCCTGGGCTCCTCGCTCTCCTTTGGGAGTGACCTGAGCTCGGCCAGTGGCTCGGGCCTCATAtctgcctcctcctcaacaCAATCTCTGAACAGCGCAGGACTCCCCAAGATTAAG GTGGAGCCCATCTCAGACATTGAGtcggaggaagaggtggaggtgaCTGACATTAGCGAGGAGGACCCAGACGAGAGAGATGAGGAGTTCCAACACTTCCCCCATCACCACGCCAAGGTGCCTGAACACCCTCACCGCTTCGCTAACGGCACAGCCGCGGCCAATCCCGACGAGGACCTGGACGAGGACGTCTTCAAAGCCCCCGCTCCCCCGCCACCAAACCTGACGCCCTTCTACAACTCGCAGCAGGCGCCCACGGGTGCACATCGCGGCCTGCTCACCTTCAAGAGCGAACCTGTGGAAGGGGACAGCACCACGCCCCCTCCCCACACGGGCTCCGCGGCGGCGCCCCAGACCAAGTGCATCCCCCTGAAGCTGCGCTTCAAGAGGCGCTGGAGCGAAGACCAGCGCATGGAGGCCTCCATGGAGGAGTCGGATGACAAGAAAGTCCGAcccgaggaggagagggagcgagagcggCAGAGTAATGGACAGATGGACGTTGAGGACGAGGACCGGGCCgggggaggagacggagacagTCCTCCCCTGCTGGCGTACGAGGGTTCGCTGGCGGCGCCGTTGAGGGTGAGCACGGAGCTCCATCGCGCCACCGCGCAGCTGTCTCTGGAGAACAAAGACTGCTGA